A stretch of the Pseudomonas sp. ACM7 genome encodes the following:
- the cobA gene encoding uroporphyrinogen-III C-methyltransferase, with protein sequence MSAKVWLVGAGPGDPELLTLKAVRALSEADVVLIDDLVNDAVLEHCPQARIIPVGKRGGCRSTPQAFIHRLMLRYSRHGKCVVRLKGGDPCIFGRGGEEAQWLREHGVEVELVNGITAGLAGATQCDIPLTLRGIARGVTLVTAHTQDGSSLNWQALAQGGTTLVVYMGVAKLSEIREQLLAGGMAADTPVAMIENASLPHQRECRSDLTAMEEDACSFELKSPAILVIGAVAGCDEIKRSSERGPSLRQLLY encoded by the coding sequence ATGAGCGCAAAAGTCTGGCTGGTGGGTGCGGGTCCTGGCGATCCGGAATTGTTGACCCTCAAGGCCGTGCGGGCGCTGAGCGAAGCGGATGTGGTGCTGATCGATGACCTGGTCAACGACGCGGTGCTGGAACATTGCCCGCAGGCGCGGATCATTCCCGTGGGCAAACGCGGCGGCTGTCGCTCCACACCTCAGGCGTTCATTCATCGGCTGATGCTGCGTTATTCCCGCCACGGTAAATGCGTGGTGCGGCTCAAGGGTGGCGACCCGTGCATTTTTGGCCGGGGCGGCGAAGAGGCGCAGTGGCTACGTGAACATGGGGTCGAAGTGGAACTGGTCAACGGCATCACTGCCGGGCTTGCTGGCGCAACGCAATGCGATATTCCGTTGACCCTGCGGGGTATTGCTCGTGGCGTGACGCTGGTCACCGCCCACACTCAGGATGGCAGCAGTCTGAACTGGCAAGCCCTGGCCCAAGGTGGCACGACGCTGGTGGTGTATATGGGGGTCGCAAAACTGAGCGAGATTCGTGAGCAGTTGCTCGCCGGAGGAATGGCGGCGGATACACCGGTGGCAATGATTGAAAACGCTTCCCTGCCACACCAGCGGGAATGTCGGAGCGACCTGACGGCAATGGAAGAAGACGCCTGCAGCTTCGAGCTCAAAAGCCCGGCGATCCTGGTGATCGGTGCCGTCGCGGGGTGTGATGAGATCAAAAGATCGTCCGAACGCGGCCCGAGCCTTCGGCAGCTCCTATATTGA
- a CDS encoding nitrate reductase: MNQITASTCCYCGVGCGVLIEHDGERILGVSGDPAHPANFGKLCSKGSTLHLTGDLAARALYPELRLGKGLARSRTDWDTALDHAASVFAETIAEHGPDSVAFYISGQLLTEDYYAFNKLARALVGTNNIDSNSRLCMSSAVVGYKRSLGADAPPCNYEDLELSDCVMIVGSNMAYAHPILFRRLEEAKSRRPQMKVIVIDPRRTDTCDLADLHLAILPGTDVALFHGILHLLLWEDWVDRDFIKAHTEGLAELKNLVRDYTPQMVSQLCGISVEQLQQCAEWVGTSPSFLSLWCMGLNQSTAGSAKNSALINLHLATGQIGRPGAGPFSLTGQPNAMGGRETGSLSNLLPGHREAANAEHRAEVAAYWGVDQLPANTGLTAIELFEQVRSGKIKALWIACTNPAQSMPDQTAVRAALEACPFVVLQEAFRTTETAAFADLLLPAASWGEKDGTVTNSERRISHVRRAIIAPGEARSDWAITVDFAQRLEKYLRPGQTSLFAFENPAQVFDEYKQLTRGRDLDLSGISHALIDRLGPQQWPFPTGASQGTARLYLDGIFPTASGRAQFVADPYRAAKEQRDARFPLTLITGRLRDQWHGMSRTGTAAQLFGHVSEAVLSLHPDELRRHRLQSGDLVSLKSRRGAVIVAVGSDDSVRPGQAFLPMHWGDRFLKGGVNALTQPAFDPLSKQPELKHSGVRLEPVQLPWNLFALIEGNVQQNFETLRPLCEAFSYVSLSLAGRERPALLIRAASAVAPDPQLLRDIDQCLGLNDGPVLAYDDPRRSIGKRVRIENGRITAIRLAGETLAQHWLQSLWLEGRADEQLRRWLLAPLSAPPGNTSTPAIGNKTLCNCKNVSQSAVCAGISRGLDLQGLKQELGCGTQCGSCVPEIKRLLAATAQPVAVTS; the protein is encoded by the coding sequence ATGAACCAGATCACCGCTTCCACCTGCTGCTATTGCGGGGTCGGCTGCGGCGTGCTGATCGAGCATGACGGCGAGCGCATTCTCGGCGTCAGCGGCGATCCGGCCCACCCGGCCAACTTCGGCAAACTGTGCAGCAAAGGCTCTACCTTGCACCTGACCGGCGATCTCGCAGCCAGGGCGTTGTATCCCGAACTGCGCCTGGGCAAAGGCCTGGCCCGCAGTCGCACCGACTGGGACACCGCCCTTGATCACGCCGCCAGCGTTTTTGCCGAGACCATCGCCGAACACGGCCCGGACAGCGTGGCGTTCTACATTTCCGGACAATTGCTGACCGAGGATTACTACGCCTTCAACAAACTGGCGCGAGCGCTGGTGGGCACCAACAACATCGACAGCAATTCGCGCCTGTGCATGTCTTCGGCAGTGGTCGGTTACAAGCGCAGCCTGGGCGCCGACGCACCGCCGTGCAACTACGAAGACCTGGAATTGAGCGACTGCGTGATGATCGTCGGCAGCAACATGGCCTACGCCCACCCGATACTTTTCCGTCGCCTGGAGGAAGCGAAATCCCGCCGGCCGCAGATGAAAGTCATCGTCATCGACCCGCGTCGTACCGACACCTGCGATCTGGCCGACCTGCACCTGGCGATTCTGCCAGGCACCGATGTCGCCTTGTTCCATGGGATTTTGCACCTGCTGCTGTGGGAAGACTGGGTTGACCGCGACTTCATCAAGGCCCACACCGAAGGCTTGGCCGAACTGAAAAACCTGGTGCGTGATTACACGCCGCAGATGGTTTCGCAGCTCTGCGGGATCAGTGTCGAGCAACTGCAGCAATGCGCCGAATGGGTTGGCACTTCACCCAGCTTCCTATCGCTGTGGTGCATGGGCTTGAACCAGTCCACCGCCGGCAGCGCGAAAAACAGCGCACTGATCAACCTGCACCTGGCCACCGGGCAAATCGGCCGCCCCGGTGCAGGACCTTTCTCCCTGACCGGTCAGCCAAATGCCATGGGTGGCCGCGAAACCGGCAGCTTGTCGAACCTGCTGCCCGGCCATCGCGAAGCCGCCAATGCCGAACATCGCGCGGAAGTGGCGGCGTATTGGGGCGTGGATCAACTGCCTGCAAACACCGGGCTCACCGCTATCGAGTTGTTTGAGCAGGTGCGCAGCGGCAAGATCAAGGCGCTGTGGATCGCCTGCACCAACCCGGCGCAATCAATGCCGGATCAAACCGCCGTGCGCGCGGCACTGGAAGCCTGCCCGTTCGTGGTGTTGCAGGAAGCGTTCCGGACCACAGAAACCGCGGCCTTCGCTGACCTGCTGCTGCCTGCAGCCAGTTGGGGCGAAAAGGACGGCACGGTGACCAACTCTGAACGTCGCATTTCCCACGTTCGCCGGGCGATCATCGCACCCGGTGAAGCCCGCTCTGACTGGGCGATCACGGTGGATTTCGCACAGCGTCTGGAAAAATATCTGCGTCCCGGGCAAACCAGCCTGTTTGCCTTTGAAAACCCGGCGCAGGTCTTCGACGAATACAAGCAATTGACCCGCGGGCGTGATCTGGACTTGTCCGGCATCAGTCATGCACTGATCGACCGCCTCGGCCCGCAGCAATGGCCCTTCCCCACTGGCGCCAGCCAAGGCACGGCCCGGCTGTACCTGGACGGAATTTTCCCGACGGCCAGCGGACGTGCGCAATTCGTGGCCGACCCGTATCGCGCCGCCAAGGAACAGCGCGACGCGCGCTTCCCGCTGACTCTGATCACCGGCCGCCTGCGGGATCAATGGCATGGCATGAGCCGCACCGGCACTGCCGCACAACTATTCGGCCACGTCAGCGAAGCCGTGTTGAGTTTGCACCCGGATGAACTGCGTCGGCATCGGCTGCAATCGGGCGACCTGGTCAGTCTGAAAAGTCGCCGTGGCGCAGTGATTGTCGCCGTTGGCAGTGACGACAGCGTGCGACCTGGTCAGGCCTTTCTGCCCATGCATTGGGGTGACCGCTTCCTCAAGGGCGGCGTAAATGCGCTCACCCAACCGGCTTTCGACCCTTTGTCGAAACAACCCGAACTCAAGCACAGCGGCGTACGCCTGGAACCGGTGCAACTGCCGTGGAACCTGTTCGCCCTGATCGAGGGCAATGTTCAACAGAATTTTGAGACGCTACGACCGCTCTGTGAGGCGTTTTCCTACGTCAGCCTCAGCCTGGCCGGCCGCGAACGCCCCGCGCTGCTGATACGCGCTGCCAGCGCCGTCGCGCCCGACCCGCAATTGCTGCGTGATATCGATCAATGCCTGGGACTCAACGATGGCCCGGTTTTGGCCTACGACGACCCACGGCGCTCCATCGGTAAACGGGTGCGGATCGAGAACGGCCGGATCACTGCAATTCGCCTGGCCGGTGAAACCCTTGCCCAACACTGGCTGCAAAGCCTGTGGCTGGAAGGTCGCGCTGACGAACAGCTGCGGCGCTGGTTACTGGCACCGCTGAGCGCACCGCCGGGCAACACCAGTACGCCGGCTATCGGTAACAAAACCCTGTGCAACTGCAAAAACGTCAGCCAAAGCGCGGTCTGCGCCGGCATTAGCCGCGGCCTGGACCTGCAGGGTTTGAAACAAGAATTGGGCTGCGGCACGCAATGCGGCTCCTGCGTCCCGGAAATCAAGCGCTTGCTGGCCGCCACTGCGCAGCCGGTCGCCGTCACCTCGTGA
- the nirD gene encoding nitrite reductase small subunit NirD: protein MNWLDICALEEINALGSRIIAGPKGDIAIFRTSDDEVFALDDRCPHKGGPLSQGLIYGKRVACPLHNWQIDLETGEAQAPDIGCAHHHSARVENGRVLLALREAS from the coding sequence ATGAACTGGCTGGATATCTGCGCACTGGAAGAAATCAATGCCCTGGGCTCGCGGATCATCGCCGGCCCGAAAGGTGACATCGCGATTTTTCGTACCAGCGACGATGAGGTTTTCGCACTCGACGACCGTTGCCCGCACAAGGGCGGGCCGCTGTCCCAAGGTTTGATCTACGGCAAACGGGTCGCCTGCCCGCTGCATAACTGGCAGATCGACCTGGAGACCGGCGAAGCCCAGGCCCCGGACATCGGTTGCGCTCACCACCATTCAGCACGGGTCGAGAATGGCCGGGTGTTGCTGGCCCTGCGGGAAGCAAGCTGA
- the nirB gene encoding nitrite reductase large subunit NirB, with amino-acid sequence MKKLKLVMIGNGMAGVRTLEELLKLSNELYDITVFGAEPHTNYNRILLSPVLAGEQTFEEIVLNDLDWYLDNNIKLLLNRKVVEIDRVKRRVIAEDGSEAEYDRLLIATGSTPFILPIPGNTLHGVIGYRDIADTQAMIDTAKTHKHAVVIGGGLLGLEAANGLMLRGMHVTVVHIGEWLLERQLDKTSGQLLQTALEARGLHFRLCEQTQALHDAGNGRVGSVEFKNGDIIPADLVVMAAGIRPNTELAEKSGIPCNRGILVNDTLQTYDPRIYAIGECASHRGIAYGLVAPLFEQAKVCANHLAQLGFATYKGSVTSTKLKVTGIDLFSAGDFMGGEGTETITLSDPIGGVYKKLVIKDDVLVGACLYGDTADGGWYFRQIRENHDIAQIRDHLMFGGSSSMELALGDVGHQGQDKAMSMADTAEVCGCNGVCKGTIVKAIQEHGLFSVDDVKKHTKAASSCGSCAGLVEQILINTVGGAADVKPKSEKAICGCSDLNHGQIRQAIREQHQLTIAGTQSYLNWRTPNGCATCRPALNYYLISTWPGEAKDDPQSRLINERAHANIQKDGTYSVVPRMWGGVTNPSELRRIADVADKYNVPMVKVTGGQRIDLLGIKKQDLPGVWKDLDMPSGHAYGKSIRTVKTCVGSEFCRFGTQNSTQLGIELEHDLFNMWSPHKVKLAVSGCPRNCSEAGIKDVGIIGVDSGWEMYIGGNGGIKTEVAEFFVKLKTAEEVREYNGAFLQLYREEAFYLERTVHYLQRVGMEHIKKAVLEDPERRKALNDRLQFSLSFEQDPWKERLEQPLLKKEFDVITVKNLEVPA; translated from the coding sequence ATGAAAAAACTAAAACTGGTGATGATCGGCAACGGCATGGCCGGGGTTCGCACCCTGGAAGAACTGCTCAAGCTGAGCAATGAGCTGTACGACATCACGGTCTTCGGCGCCGAACCCCATACCAACTACAACCGCATCCTGCTGTCACCGGTGCTGGCCGGTGAACAGACCTTCGAAGAGATCGTGCTCAACGATCTGGACTGGTACCTGGACAACAACATCAAGCTGCTGCTCAACCGCAAAGTGGTGGAGATTGACCGGGTCAAACGCCGCGTGATCGCCGAAGACGGCAGCGAGGCCGAATACGATCGCCTGCTGATCGCCACCGGCTCGACTCCGTTCATCCTGCCGATCCCCGGCAACACCTTGCACGGCGTGATCGGCTACCGCGACATCGCCGACACCCAGGCAATGATCGACACCGCGAAAACCCACAAGCACGCCGTGGTGATCGGTGGCGGCCTGCTCGGCCTGGAAGCCGCCAACGGCCTGATGCTGCGCGGCATGCACGTCACCGTGGTGCACATCGGGGAATGGCTGCTGGAACGGCAACTGGATAAAACCAGCGGCCAGTTGCTGCAAACTGCCCTGGAAGCCCGCGGCTTGCACTTTCGTCTTTGCGAGCAAACCCAGGCCCTGCACGATGCAGGCAATGGCCGGGTCGGCTCGGTTGAGTTCAAGAACGGCGACATCATCCCCGCCGACCTGGTGGTGATGGCCGCCGGTATTCGACCTAACACCGAGCTCGCGGAAAAATCCGGCATTCCCTGTAACCGCGGGATCCTGGTCAACGACACCCTGCAAACCTACGACCCACGCATCTACGCCATCGGCGAATGCGCCAGCCACCGAGGTATCGCTTACGGCCTAGTAGCACCGCTGTTCGAACAGGCCAAGGTCTGCGCCAATCACCTCGCTCAATTGGGCTTCGCCACCTACAAAGGTTCGGTGACGTCGACCAAATTGAAAGTGACCGGCATCGACCTGTTCTCCGCCGGCGACTTTATGGGCGGCGAAGGTACCGAAACCATCACCCTCTCCGACCCTATCGGCGGGGTCTACAAAAAACTGGTGATCAAGGATGACGTGCTGGTCGGGGCCTGTCTGTACGGCGATACGGCAGACGGTGGCTGGTATTTCCGGCAGATACGTGAGAATCACGACATCGCGCAGATCCGCGATCACCTGATGTTCGGCGGCTCTTCATCCATGGAGCTGGCTCTCGGCGATGTAGGACATCAGGGCCAGGACAAAGCCATGAGCATGGCCGACACCGCCGAAGTCTGCGGTTGCAACGGCGTGTGCAAAGGCACCATCGTCAAGGCGATTCAGGAACACGGGTTGTTCAGCGTCGACGACGTCAAGAAACACACCAAGGCTGCCAGCTCTTGCGGCTCCTGCGCAGGGTTGGTGGAACAGATCCTGATCAACACCGTGGGCGGCGCAGCAGACGTCAAACCGAAAAGCGAGAAAGCCATTTGCGGTTGCAGCGACTTGAATCATGGGCAAATCCGCCAGGCCATCCGCGAGCAGCATCAGCTGACCATCGCAGGCACCCAGAGCTATTTGAACTGGCGCACGCCGAACGGCTGCGCCACGTGCCGCCCGGCGCTCAACTACTACCTGATTTCCACCTGGCCGGGCGAAGCCAAGGACGATCCGCAATCGCGCCTGATCAACGAACGTGCCCACGCCAACATTCAGAAAGATGGCACTTACTCTGTAGTCCCACGGATGTGGGGCGGTGTGACCAATCCTTCGGAGCTGCGGCGCATTGCCGATGTAGCCGACAAATACAACGTGCCCATGGTCAAGGTTACCGGCGGCCAGCGTATCGATTTGCTGGGGATCAAGAAGCAGGACCTGCCGGGCGTCTGGAAGGACCTCGACATGCCGTCCGGCCACGCCTACGGCAAATCCATCCGCACCGTGAAGACCTGTGTCGGCAGCGAGTTCTGCCGCTTCGGCACCCAGAATTCCACGCAACTGGGCATTGAGCTTGAGCACGACCTGTTCAACATGTGGTCGCCGCACAAAGTGAAACTGGCCGTCTCCGGTTGCCCTCGCAACTGTTCGGAAGCGGGCATCAAGGACGTCGGAATTATCGGCGTGGATTCGGGCTGGGAGATGTACATCGGTGGCAACGGCGGGATCAAAACCGAAGTCGCGGAATTCTTCGTCAAGCTCAAGACCGCCGAAGAAGTGCGTGAATACAACGGCGCGTTCCTGCAGCTCTATCGCGAAGAAGCTTTCTACCTCGAACGCACCGTGCACTACCTGCAACGGGTCGGCATGGAACACATCAAGAAAGCCGTGCTGGAGGACCCGGAGCGGCGCAAGGCGCTCAACGATCGCTTGCAATTCTCCTTGTCGTTCGAACAGGACCCGTGGAAGGAACGCCTGGAACAACCGCTGCTGAAGAAAGAATTCGACGTCATCACAGTGAAGAACCTGGAGGTGCCGGCATGA